One region of Rhizoctonia solani chromosome 9, complete sequence genomic DNA includes:
- a CDS encoding cAMP-independent regulatory protein pac2, whose product MSPSSTNSPPSRSEPVWTEPPCSWFIETTEDALLILEAARRGLIPRVTRRLVDRERRMITSGSVFVFDEDESGIKRWTDGLLWSPSRILGNFLLYRETDKKGTALTPMPNLHLMKDSTTSLSRPKDGRAQADRNRERALVGSLTNSYKFKPDGMMKKTFSLTVNGSTQHLISYYKVADVEEGRLRTPSSLPELSVLDISPEYLDKTHFRCPPKVEIDADGIPRYRGEADDPDSPLPNHIRTLPTLLHPGTTHTKTPTRTLVRAHPAALPDGTNPMEEAEARRLARRGAQGDREVAAEPTHHPRVGTAPRALLARRVLDSPTIAPRIRLLSAHHIPPPLNTKATQATMHLARMHPLRPADTTRARLPSPNIRFQWYQQEGSYTSQPVPPPAPTSSYYAAEDGYHSSSSYGGYATSTPAPATGYSSTEWIGRRDSHVAYAPAHAHTGAWSTEVHGS is encoded by the exons ATGTCCCCCTCGTCAACTAACTCGCCTCCATCGCGTTCAGAGCCGGTCTGGACTGAGCCGCCGTGCTCATGGTTCATCGAGACTACTGAGGATGCGCTGCTCATTCTTGAGGCTGCCCGACGCGGCCTCATTCCCCGTGTTACTCGCCGCCTAGTCGACCGCGAGCGTCGCATGATTACCTCAGGCTCCGTCTTCGTCTTTGATGAGGATGAGAGTGGCATCAAGCGCTGGACAGATGGTCTCCTATG GTCTCCATCTCGCATCCTCGGCAATTTTCTG CTGTACCGTGAAACGGATAAAAAGGGCACAGCTCTAACGCCAATGCCCAATCTGCATCTAATGAAA GACTCGACTACCAGTCTCTCCAGGCCAAAGGATGGTCGTGCTCAGGCCGACCGCAATCGCGAGAGGGCGTTGGTCGGTAGTCTTACCAACAGCTACAAGTTCAAGCCGGATGGCATGATGAAAAAG ACCTTCTCCCTGACCGTCAACGGCTCCACTCAGCATCTCATTTCGTATTACAAGGTTGCCGACGTCGAGGAAGGCCGCCTTAGAACCCCCTCGTCTCTTCCCGAACTGAGTGTACTCGATATCAGCCCCGAGTACCTGGACAAGACCCATTTCCGTTGCCCACCCAAAGTAGAGATCGATGCCGACGGCATTCCTAGGTACCG AGGAGAAGCAGACGATCCTGACTCGCCT CTTCCGAATCACATTCGCACTTTGCCTACTCTCCTTCACCCGGGTACTACCCACACGAAAACTCCAACTCGTACTTTGGTCCGAGCTCATCCAGCCGCGTTGCCAGACGGTACGAACCCTATGGAGGAGGCGGAGGCTCGTCGGCTAGCTCGACGGGGAGCTCAAGGCGATCGAGAAGTCGCCGCGGAACCAACACATCATCCACGCGTGGGTACGGCACCTCGGGCTCTGCTAGCCCGGAGGGTGCTGGACAGTCCTACCATAGCCCCTCGGATTCGACTCCTGTCGGCGCATCATATTCCTCCGCCCCTCAATACCAAGGCTACACAAGCAACTATGCACCTGGCTCGTATGCACCCACTTCGCCCAGCGGATACTACTCGGGCACGCCTGCCCAGTCCCAACATACGCTTCCAGTGGTACCAACAAGAAGGGAGCTATACTAGCCAACCAGTGCCACCGCCTGCTCCTACATCCTCATACTACGCTGCAGAAGATGGGTACCATTCCAGCTCGTCTTACGGAGGATATGCGACATCGACCCCGGCCCCTGCGACGGGCTATAGCTCCACAGAATGGATAGGTCGACGAGATAGTCACGTCGCATATGCACCGGCACATGCGCATACAGGTGCTTGGAGCACTGAAGTGCATGGTTCATAG